GCGACCGGTGGGGAGCCCTCCGCGAGGCCGCCGGCGAGGTGGTCGAGACGCTGAAGTCCAACCCCGCCACCGCGTTCAGCTTCGTCGAGGGGGCCGGGAGCGGGTACGGGGTCGCGCTCGCGGCCCGCACGCTCGTCCCCGACCGGGTGTCCGACCTGCTCGACGCGGCCGGCGACTCGGTCCCCGACGACCACGAGTTCTGCGAGCCGGACCTCCACCGCCACGAGCGCTCCGACGACGGGCTCCCGGTCGGCCTGACCCGCGAGGAGCGGGTCGAGTACGCCGCGACCGCCTTCGAGTTGATGGGCTGGGAGGCGTTCGGTCGGCTCGTCGTCTTCACCGGCCACGCGGCGGAGACGGCGAACAACCCCTACGGGTCGAGCCTCGACTGCGGTGCCTGCGCCGGCAACCCCGGCGGGCCGAACGCCCGCGTCCTCGCCGCGATCTGTAACGACCCCGAGGTCAGGGACGGCCTGCGCGAGCGGGGCCACGACGTGCCGGACGACACCGTCTTCCTCGCGGCCGAACACAACACGACGACCGACGAGATAGAGCTGTACGATGGCGGCGTCCCCGACTCGCACGCGGACGACCTCGCTCGGCTGCGCGCGGACCTCGAGACCGCCCGCGAGACCGCGGCCGCCGAGCGCGTCGGGACCCTGACCGGCGACGGCCCGACGAGCCGCGGCGACTCGGCGGCCGCGAGGGAGGCGGAGCGCCGCGCGGGCGACTGGGCCGAGACCCGTCCCGAGTGGGGGCTGGCCGGCAACGCGGGGTTCGTGATCGGTCCCCGCGAACTGACGAGCGGCCTCGACCTCGACGGGCGCGCGTTCCTCCACTCGTACGACTGGACGACCGACCCCGACGGGGAGGCGCTCGAAGCGATCCTCGCCGGACCGATGGTCGTCACCCAGTGGATCAACGCGCAGTACTACTTCTCGACGGTCGACAACGCGGCGTACGGGAGCGGGTCGAAGGTGACCCACAACCCGGTCGGGAACGTCGGCGTCTACCAGGGCAACGGCGGCGACCTGATGACCGGGCTCCCGCTCCAGTCGGTCATGGCCGCGGCCGACGAGCCGTACCACCAGCCGCTCCGGCTGTCGACGGTCGTTCACGCGCCCGTCGACCGCGTCACGGAGGTCTTGGCCGACAACGAGGCGGTGGCCGGACTGCTGGACAACGACTGGCTCTCGCTGACGGTCGTCGACCCGACGCGGGACCACCGCGCGTTCCGTTACGAGGCGGAGTTGGAGTGGACGCCGCTGGCCGAGTCGGAACGGACCGAGCCGCCGTCGGAGACGGCGACGGCTCCCACCGCCGCGGACGACTGAGTCCGCGGTCGCGGAGACGACGGTCCGGGGGTCGTGACGGACCGGAGGTCGACGCGATCGGTTTCGGTATCGCTCTATAGTCCTCTATAACAGTCCGAAGTAACGGCTATGTCGGTGCCGCCCGCACGGAGAGTCGTGACTCAACACAGCGAACAGTCGAGCCGTCGGATCGCGTTCGTCTGCGTCCAGAACGCCGGACGGAGCCAGATGGCCGCCGCGTTCGCCGAACGGGAGCGCGACCGCCGGAACGCGGGCGACCGGATCGAGATCGTCACCGGCGGGACGCGGCCCGCCGACCACGTTCACGAGGTCGTCGTCGAGGCGATGGCGGAAGTTGACATCGACATCAGCGACCAAACGCCCCGGGAGGTGACGCCCGACGAGCTACGGGCGGTCGACCTCGTCGTCACGATGGGCTGTTCGGCGTCGGACGTGTGCCCGGCGACGTGGAACGGCGAGAACCGCGACTGGGGACTCGACGACCCGCACGGGCGACCGATCGAGGAGGTCCGCGAGATCCGTGACGAGGTCGAGGCGCGCGTCGTCGCGCTGTTCGACGAACTCCTGTCGGAGCCGCCCTCCGCGGAGTGAGGCGGCAAGAATAATCGGCCGGGGCCAGTTCGGGGCGGACGCCGCTAACAGCAGCCGTCGTCGTCAGCGCCGCAGACGTCGCCGTAGTCGATCCCCGTCTCGTCGCCGATCGCCTCGTTACACTGCATCACCATCGTGGTGAACGCGAACTCCGCCGACGATTCCTTCGCGGCGGCGAGTTCCTCGCCCAGGGCCTCGGCGGCCGCGACGACCTCGTCATCGGTGGCCCCGTCCGCGTCGGAACCGC
This genomic stretch from Halorubrum hochsteinianum harbors:
- the hcsS gene encoding halo-CC-star protein HcsS produces the protein MLLSASERGSDADGATDDEVVAAAEALGEELAAAKESSAEFAFTTMVMQCNEAIGDETGIDYGDVCGADDDGCC
- a CDS encoding DUF2309 domain-containing protein, whose translation is MSTEPAISDSIDEAAETVGSVWPIHSFVTANPLSGFEDEPFAEAVPRAADRLGGRGYPSPETFRAALDDGRIDRGLLDAELAERGYERDPGALLERMAAAEEDGDAADDPTPGPTERADRVLTKWLSAFLDEGQAEWSMPNAEDGFYDAFRSVAAHDDRIPDGVATDLPASPIEAIESVLEPCPEGRWSAVFEAQFAALPGWTGLIKRRVDDGGAWQSARPITLEGYVAVRLALLDAFGVDVTDVSDADDAGPEAADELADAFLSAWEASYRGELVDRVAAEGEARAEASEARADGGDSARPAAQLVFCIDTRSEVIRRHVEATGDYETHGYAGFFGVPMEYRGYDSDVSVDACPPIVDAQHRVSEAPTDDDARGVRDRWGALREAAGEVVETLKSNPATAFSFVEGAGSGYGVALAARTLVPDRVSDLLDAAGDSVPDDHEFCEPDLHRHERSDDGLPVGLTREERVEYAATAFELMGWEAFGRLVVFTGHAAETANNPYGSSLDCGACAGNPGGPNARVLAAICNDPEVRDGLRERGHDVPDDTVFLAAEHNTTTDEIELYDGGVPDSHADDLARLRADLETARETAAAERVGTLTGDGPTSRGDSAAAREAERRAGDWAETRPEWGLAGNAGFVIGPRELTSGLDLDGRAFLHSYDWTTDPDGEALEAILAGPMVVTQWINAQYYFSTVDNAAYGSGSKVTHNPVGNVGVYQGNGGDLMTGLPLQSVMAAADEPYHQPLRLSTVVHAPVDRVTEVLADNEAVAGLLDNDWLSLTVVDPTRDHRAFRYEAELEWTPLAESERTEPPSETATAPTAADD
- a CDS encoding ArsC family transcriptional regulator — translated: MAAAFAERERDRRNAGDRIEIVTGGTRPADHVHEVVVEAMAEVDIDISDQTPREVTPDELRAVDLVVTMGCSASDVCPATWNGENRDWGLDDPHGRPIEEVREIRDEVEARVVALFDELLSEPPSAE